CGCCGCGAAGGCAAGGTAGGACTCCTTGGTCAGGCCGGCGGCGGCGAACCCCAGGCCGGCCGCGAGCAGCCGGCCGTCGAGCACGAGGCCGAGGCCGAGCACGGCCAGGGCGAGCCCGAGCGGCTCGGCAGTGGCGAACGTCACCCCGACCACGACGCCGGGGACGAGGGCGAACCCAAGGCCCAACCAGCGGGAGCGCCCGTGCGCGGCGAGCAGCCGGCCGGTGGCGGCACATCCCAGCGCCAGCGCGAGCGGGCCGACCGCGAGCAGTCCGAGCGGGATCGCGTCCCTGCGGCCGCCGGCGAGCAGCCAGCCGGCCACCGCCTGGAGCGGCCGGCCCGCCCGGTACCTGGGCATGTCGAACCCTGCGGCCAGGTGCTCGCGGAGCAGGGGGTCGTAGGCGAGCCCCAGGAACCACTGCCCGTCGTAGCCATTGCCCGGGTTGAGCTTGACGCGGATGTCCCTGGCGGCCAGGTCCTCGTCCAGGTGCCAGCTGGTACCGACGAAGAAGGGCGCCGTCGGGTCCGGCCCCAGGCGCGCGAACTGCAGTCCGAGCAGCACGCAGCCAAGCACCAACCCCGAGGCACCGACGGCGAGCATCCGGCGCCACGGCGGCTGGGGGAGCGGTGGCGATGCCGACGGGGCGGCCCATGGGGGAGGCATGGACGGATGCTACCGCGCCCGCCGCATCCCGTGACCTGGCCGAGCCTGACCTTACGGTCGAGCCGCGCCCCGCCCGGACTGACGACCGGTCCGCGGGACTGAGCGGTGAGTCCCGAGCAACTCTCCAGCAACTCTCTCTGGATAAATGGCTTGACCTCGCTCGACGGGTCTGCGATGGTGCTCGGACAGCTGGCGGAGGGACCGTCGGCTGATGGTCGGGGTCCCTTTCGGGGCCGCGGTCAGGAGGTGCCTCGGTGGAGAACTACCGGACTCGCGTCATGACGGGGACTCAGGTCGGGTCCCGGGGTGACGTGTGCCCGCAGATCGCCACAAGCGGCGCCAGCATCCAGCGTCACCTCGTCGACCCGACGGGCAGGACCGGTGTCTTCGTCGGCGCCGAGAGCAAGTCGAACGACCTGGCCTTCGCGGCCACGCAGCATAGGGAGGCACCCGGCTGACCGGGCCCTCCCCGGAGCCAGACCCGGAGCTCCGACAAACCGCGAAGGCCGTGGGCGAACCCCACGGCCTTTCTGTTTGCCCAGGAGCTCCGGCCAGCCGGAACTGATCAAGGAGCGACCCGACCATGCAGACGCTGGAGCACTACGTGCCGCCAGGGCGAGCGCTGCCATGCGTGGAGGCAGGACCCGACCTGTACTTCTCGGAGTCTCCTCGCGAGCTCGAGAGGGCCAAGGTGCTGTGCCGGCCGTGCCCGCTGCGGGCGGCCTGCCTCGCCGGCGCGACCGAGCGCCGGGAGCCCTGGGGCGTGTGGGGTGGCGAGGTGTTCGTGGACGGACGCCCGGTGCCGTTCAAGCGGCCCCGTGGGCGGCCCCGCAAGCACCCGCTGCCACTGCACCTCGACGCGGAGGAGGCCGAGGCCTGTTGATCCCGGCAGGCTCGGCCCCGTCCGGCTACGCAACGGAAAGGAGGTGAACAGCCATGCACCTGCTCCTCAGTGAGATCGCGCAGTCGCGCGCCCACGAGCTGGCCCGCAACGCCGAGCGGCCGGAGGCCCAACAGCGGCACGCCATCCGCATCGCCGAGTCCAGCGAGATGCCTCCCCGGCGTCCGCGGCACGCCTTCGCGCGGGTCCGGTGGGCCCGATGACCGCCAAGGCC
This is a stretch of genomic DNA from Actinomycetes bacterium. It encodes these proteins:
- a CDS encoding WhiB family transcriptional regulator, which encodes MQTLEHYVPPGRALPCVEAGPDLYFSESPRELERAKVLCRPCPLRAACLAGATERREPWGVWGGEVFVDGRPVPFKRPRGRPRKHPLPLHLDAEEAEAC